The Rhinopithecus roxellana isolate Shanxi Qingling chromosome 13, ASM756505v1, whole genome shotgun sequence genome contains a region encoding:
- the PISD gene encoding phosphatidylserine decarboxylase proenzyme, mitochondrial isoform X3 yields MMCQSEARRGPELRAAKWLHFPQLALRRRLGQLSCMSRPALKLRSWPLTVLYYLLPFGALRPLSRVGWRPVSRVALYKSVPTRLLSRAWGRLNQVELPHWLRRPVYSLYIWTFGVNMKEAAVEDLHHYRNLSEFFRRKLKPQARPVCGLHSVISPSDGRILNFGQVKNCEVEQVKGVTYSLESFLGPRTYTEDLPFPPAASCDSFKNQLVTREGNELYHCVIYLAPGDYHCFHSPTDWTVSHRRHFPGSLMSVNPGMARWIKELFCHNERVVLTGDWKHGFFSLTAVGATNVGSIRIYFDRDLHTNSPRHSKGSYNDFSFVTHTNREGVPMRKGEHLGEFNLGSTIVLIFEAPKDFNFQLKTGQKIRFGEALGSL; encoded by the exons ATGATGTGTCAGTCAGAGGCGCGGCGAGGACCAGAGCTCCGCGCGGCGAAATG GTTGCACTTCCCCCAGCTGGCCCTGAGGCGGAGGCTGGGGCAGCTGAGCTGCATGTCCAGACCCGCCCTGAAACTGCGCTCCTGGCCCTTGACCGTCCTCTACTACCTCCTGCCCTTCGGCGCCCTCAGACCGCTCAGCCGGGTGGGATGGAGGCCTGTAAGCAGG GTGGCTTTGTACAAGTCAGTGCCGACACGCTTGCTGTCACGGGCCTGGGGTCGCCTCAACCAGGTGGAGCTGCCACACTGGCTGCGCAGGCCCGTCTATAGCCTGTACATCTGGACCTTCGGGGTGAACATGAAAGAGGCCGCTGTGGAGGACCTGCATCACTACCGCAACCTCAGCGAGTTCTTCCGGCGCAAGCTGAAGCCGCAGGCCCGGCCCGTCTGTGGCCTGCACAGTGTG ATCAGCCCATCGGATGGAAGGATCCTCAACTTTGGGCAAGTGAAGAACTGCGAGGTGGAGCAGGTAAAGGGGGTCACCTACTCCCTGGAGTCGTTCCTGGGCCCGCGCACCTACACAGAGGACCTGCCCTTCCCGCCAG CCGCCTCGTGTGACTCCTTCAAGAATCAGCTGGTCACCCGGGAAGGGAATGAGCTCTATCACTGTGTCATCTACCTGGCCCCCGGGGACTACCACTGCTTCCACTCCCCCACGGACTGGACTGTGTCCCACCGGCGCCACTTCCCAG GCTCCCTGATGTCAGTGAACCCTGGCATGGCTCGCTGGATCAAAGAGCTCTTCTGCCATAATGAGCGGGTAGTCCTGACGGGGGACTGGAAACATGGCTTCTTTTCACTGACGGCTGTGGGGGCCACCAACGTGGGCTCCATTCGCATCTACTTTGACCGG GACCTGCACACCAACAGCCCGAGGCACAGCAAGGGCTCCTACAACGACTTCAGCTTCGTGACGCACACCAATAGAGAGGGCGTCCCCATGCGCAAGGGTGAGCACCTGGGCGAGTTCAACCTGGGCTCCACCATCGTGCTCATCTTTGAGGCCCCCAAGGACTTCAATTTCCAGCTGAAAACAGGACAGAAAATCCGCTTTGGGGAGGCCCTGGGCTCACTCTAG